The nucleotide window ATAGGTGGGGCCCTGATCCTGACCATCGTTTTCCTCGTGGGCGTTCCCGGCAACCTCTTCGTCATCTGGAGCATCATGGCCCGGGCGCGCCGCCGCTCCATCACCACCCTCCTCATCCTCAACCTGGCCTATGCTGACGGCTCCCTTATAGCCCTAACACCCTTCTTCATAGTCTACCTGGTCAAGCAAGGCTGGGTTTTCGGCCTCGCTATGTGCAAGGTGATGTTCTACCTCTGCTGCGCCAACATGTACGCCTCCATATTCCTGATCACACTAATGAGCCTGCACAGGCTGGTGGCGGTGGTGTGGCCACAGCACCTCAGAGGACTGACCACTCGGAGGACAGTGGTACGGGTGCTGCTGGTGCTTTGGTTTCTGGCCCTAGCCCTGGCCGTACCTGTTTTGGTTTTCCGAGAACTGACTCAGCGGAGAACTAAAGAGACTAATGTCACTGGAATGAAAAGTCTCGTGTGTAGCTGCGAGCACCCTCACGCAGGATATGTAAGTTGGCTAAAGCAACAGTACATGGCAATACatggggtccaagcacttttATGCAGAATGGGGCCTTTTGAAAGATTTTAAATTATGTCTTTATTATGTGTAAtgtctctatatatatatgtacacacaaatTACAGAAGCATCGATGTGTCTATATGAAACCCAgcctttactttttattttagtcATAACCCTGTACGTTTTTCTTTCTCATGTGTACTTCAGGTTGTACTGCAGTATGGTATGGAGACGTTTCTGGGGTTCTTGCTGCCATACGGACTGATCTTGGGCAGCTACTTGTGCATCCTCCGCAAAATTCGCAAGACAAAGTTCCGGAGACGGATCCGCAGCGAGAAACTCATTCTGGCCATCGTCATCACCTTCGGCCTCTTCTGGCTGCCCTACCATGTCATCAACATGGTGCAGGTGTgcgagactgtgtgtgtgtgaatgtatatACAGGGTTGTACATTATTGGGACTAGAGTTAGAGTAGCGTAGAGGGCGGTATAATAGTAATACTGTATACCAtagtatttaaaaatgatgaCGCTATCTGAAAATGCGGACGGTTACAAAATTACAACGTCTGATGTGTtaaatttctgttctgtgtcaaTTAAGTAACCGGCCTGATAAGCTTagtcccccatgtgcatttgcaAGAGTTGTAGGGTGGGtttgattaaaataataataataaccacatAAAAAATGCCGCTAAATGTGCACATTATAGTGAATAGAGCATACAGCTCAGGATTTTACTGGACTGC belongs to Salminus brasiliensis chromosome 24, fSalBra1.hap2, whole genome shotgun sequence and includes:
- the ltb4r2a gene encoding leukotriene B4 receptor 2a, translated to MALNNTATTSSSVMLPISPVSPSHLTSFTQFPKYSIFTTSPVSSSETIMSNNGGAIGGALILTIVFLVGVPGNLFVIWSIMARARRRSITTLLILNLAYADGSLIALTPFFIVYLVKQGWVFGLAMCKVMFYLCCANMYASIFLITLMSLHRLVAVVWPQHLRGLTTRRTVVRVLLVLWFLALALAVPVLVFRELTQRRTKETNVTGMKSLVCSCEHPHAGYVVLQYGMETFLGFLLPYGLILGSYLCILRKIRKTKFRRRIRSEKLILAIVITFGLFWLPYHVINMVQVAEAVTPTGSPLKENLGHIWRSLRALTSTVAFVSSCINPVLYTLVGKAYIRDAGVAFMARLFEAAGLDSTSRKTRQNSRDRSGEKAENEELRNKESDSTTSGNTSSNVKVVPLKNGK